The DNA region CCCCGTCCCAAAGTCAGGTCACTCACGTGTTACTCACCCGTCTGCCGCTTTACTAGGGAGTTGCCTCCCGTTCTCGCTCGACTTGCATGTGTTAGGCACGCCGCAAGCGTTCGTTCTGAGCCAGGATCAAACTCTCCGTAATTACTTCTTAAAACCTTGAAACTCTCAGGTTGACTCCGGTTGATCCCTCCCATCAACCTGCTCCTATGTCAAAGAACAAAAATGGAAGAAAAAAGATTAAACTTTTTAGAAAACTTAGATTTTAATTGAGGATTAAAGATTAAACCTTAACTTAAAAGGTAATCACGGAGGGGAAAATTGGATCTTTCGATCACTTAATCAGGTTCCTCTTTCGAGGAACACTATCAATATAAGTTAATCTGCAATTTTTGTCAAGAACTTATCTTCAGCAATGTTATCTTATAACTACCAGTTAACTCTGTTCTTTTTCAGAAAGAACGTTTTTAATATAAAACTAAACTTCAATCCTTGTCAAGGGGTGTTTCCTTATTCTCCTAAAGCCTTTTATCAACCTCATTGCCACTTCCTAACGGATAAAATTAATATATTTTAATTTTTGACTCTTGTCAACGGCTTATCCTTTGGAGTGGAGAAGTATGCATCAGTTTAACAGGTTACTTTTCCTCTTTCTAACCTTCCTCAAGGGGGTTTTCAGGGAGTATCTTTTTTATTTTCCTTAAACCATACTCCCATGGTCCTGAGCTGAGTCTAAGGAATTCTTATAACTTGCAAAGAGTTCAACTTTCTCTTAACATTATCCTCAGATAACTTCTTTCCGTTTTTTTTAATTTTATGATAGAATTTCGGTATTTACCTGAAATTAAGCTTGACAGAGGGAAAAAGATTGGGTACGCTTCTGTCAGCTTTAGCTTTAACCTTTATTGGCCCTCTCCGAGGATGGTGTAAGAGTATGAAATTTCCAGCAACACGAAGAGAGTTTCTCAAGTATGCAACATTCCTGCTAGGAACTTCTTTCTTTCCCAGAACTGCTTCTACGGCTCCCGAATTCGATGCGGAAAAATTTACGTTTACCCAGCTTATCTATCGTGGAGGTAACTGGAATCCTTATCGTAATAGCTCCAAAGAACTCATGTATGAGTTAATGCGGCGAACCAGCGTAGAAGCCAACGTAGAAAGAAACAATGTAAGGTTGACGGATGAAGCCTTGTTCATGTCTCCCTTTTTATATATGACAGGTGGGCAAGAATTTGAGCCTTTTACAGATCAAGAGATTGAAATTTTAAGGCGGTTCTTGAACTTTGGGGGATTTTTACTGATCGATGATAATCTGGGACATAAGAATTATGGGTTTGATAAATCGGTTCGAAGAGAGCTAGCTCGTATTTTTCCAGATAGTCCTTTAACCACACTTCCACCAGATCATACGGTATTTCGTTCTTTTTATTTATTAAAAGCCGTTGGGGGACGAAATCTGGTGAACCCTTATTTAGAAGGGATCTATGTTGACGATCTGACTCCTGTTATTTACTGCCAGAATGACCTCGGAGGTGCCTGGGAGCGGGATGATCTAGGGAATTGGGTTTATGAATGCCAACCCGGTGGTGAGCATCAACGCGCTTTAGCTTTTCGATTAGGTATTAATCTGGTTCTCTACGCCCTTACCACAGATTACAAAAAGGATCAGATTCACTTGCCATCTATATTGAAGAGAATTCAATAATCGTCCGTTGTCTGTTGTCTGCTGTCTGTTGTTCGTAGTCATGAACAGAGAGCCAGCTCCAGGCATGACAAAGGACAAAGGACAAACTGCCATGAAGGGTCGATACCTCTTTTCTGCCTGTTTAGTTCTCTTATTAACCCTGATCTTGACCTCGCCATTAGGTATAACTGCACAATTTACTCGTTCAAATAGCCCTCCGGATAAACCTGGAGTCCGTTCTGAGCTTGCCGAAGGAGTGAAACTTGAACCCCCCCAAGAGCCCCAAACTCCAGTTACATCCCCCCCTGGTAAGGGGGAAAGGTTCGACCCTAAAAAATGGCCCATCGATGTGGGAGCTGTCGTGAATTCATCACCTGTTCTGGGAGATTTGGATGGAGATGGATGTTTGGAAATCATCATCGGTTCTGATAACGGTAAGGTCTACGCCTGGAAAGCTGATGGGACTCCCTTACCTGGATGGCCGGTAAGTACAGGAGATTCGGTTCGATCTTCTCCGGCCTTGGCAGACCTGGACGGAGATGGTAAACTCGAGGTTATTGTAGGATCCTTCGATGGTAAGATATATGCCTGGAACTTCCGTGGAAGTTTGGTCCTGGGTTGGCCGGTCACCACGGGAAGTGTGATTTACTCTTCTCCGGCTATCGGGGATGTAGATGGAGACCAGTCCCCTGAGGTGGTGGTAGGATCCTTTGACAATAAGGTCTATGTCTGGAATGCAGATGGATCTCTGGCAAGGGGTTGGCCACAATCCACCGGTCTCTTTGTTTATTCTTCCCCGGCTTTGGCGGATCTGGATGGAGATGGTAAACCCGAAATAATTATCGGATCGGATAATAACCAGGTTTTTATATGGAATGGAGAGGGGATTCCCTTAGCGGGATGGCCTCAGGTAACTGGACATGTTGTCCCTACATCTCCGGCTGTGGGAGACATCGATGGGGATGGAGAGTTAGATATTATAGCAGGATCCTGGGATAAAGTTTACGCCTGGGATAGCCATGGAAAATTGAAACCAGGCTGGCCTATTACAGTGGGAAGTTGGGTAACCTCCTCTCCGGCTTTGGCAGATCTGGATAATGACGGGCTTCCAGATATTATTGTCGGTTCCAAAGATGGAAAGGTGTATGCCTGGAATGGAAAAGGAAAACTCATCGATGGCTGGCCGACCATTACAGACGGGGAAATTACCTCTTCTCCCGCTGTGGGAGACGTAGATGGAGATGGGCGATTGGAAGTTGTCATAGGCTCCAAGGATAACAAACTTTATATCTGGGATATGAATGGAAAATTGCTCCCAGGCTGGCCCAAAGCCACCGGAGGACCTATCACTTCCTCACCGGCTATTGGAGACCTTGATAAAGACGGCAACATCGAAGTTGTGGTAGGGTCCAGGGACCATAAGGTTTATGTCTGGAGTATCCCAGGTTCCGGGCGCGTGGCCAGGTCCTCTCGACCTGACATCCCCTGGGCAGGTTTCCATCGAGATCCTCAACATACTGGTTTCTTAGGTCAAACCCTCCTTACCGGACAGGTAGCAAAAACCCTACGACCCTCTACGCCTGTCTCCGGTGCACAACCGACTCCAAACCTGACAAAAAGCCCGGAAGCCGAAAGATCCCAAGTCCCGGATACAGCCCTTCAATCTTCCCTTCAGAGAGGGCCTGAGGTTAAAAGGGAGGAGCCTGCAACACCACCGGTGGTCGCTAAACCGGTTATTGAAGATTTGACCATCTCGGACTTTACGGATACTACTGTGACTCTAACCTGGACGGCTCCCAGTGTAAAAGGAAATCCGGCTAAATTTTATGATATTCGATTCTCAGGGGAGCCGATAACCGAGGAAACCTGGGAGAAAGCCACCAAATATACCACCGATCTGCATCCCAGTTCTCCAGGCCAGCCAGAAACCTTTGTTCTCATTAACCTTCCTCCCCGGGAGAAACTTTACCTGGCCATCCGGGCCTCAGATGGAAAAGACAAAACCAAACTCTCCAACGTGGTGGAACTGGACCGTCTGGATACTATTCCTCCAGGTGCAATTAAAGATTTAGTCGTGGTCGAAAAGGGAGAGCAACTTGAACTTACCTGGACAGCTCCAGGAGATAATGGATATGAGGGAAGTGCCAATGCCTATGATATCAGATATGCGTCCCAACCTCTTAGCGAGTCTTCCTGGTCCAAAGCCGCAGAGATTATCGGAGAACCTAAACCGCTACCTGCCGGAACGAAACAGCAGTTCTTGATTCCAAAGCCTGCTACTACCGAAGTTCTTTATTTTGGAATCAAGACCATCGATGAAGCTCTAAATATCAGCCCCCTGTCTAATATTGCCACCTGGACTCCCCAGGATAAAATACCTCCAGCTAAGATCCAGGATCTAAGGGTCGAAAATATCACTCCGGAAGGAATTATTCTGACCTGGACGGCTCCCGGCGATGACGGTAATGTAGGGAGGGCTTTTCGGTATGATATTCGTTATTCAGAATCCCCCATTACCGATGCAAACTGGTCTTCCATTAAAAACCTTATCATAGGTCCTATTCCGGAGGCGGCCGGGACTTTACAAAGATTTATAATCAAAGAACCCCTGGCCGATAAAATTTATTATTTTGCCATGAAGACGGTGGATAAGCGGGGCAATGAATCTCCTCTATCCAATATTCTTCAGGTGGACGTTCGGGACAAAATAGCACCGGCTCCCATAAAAGACCTGGTCGTGATGGAAGTCGGATCCGATTGGGCCCGATTGTCCTGGACGGCTACCGGTGACAATGGAACCGAGGGGACGGCGGCTGCTTACTCTTTAAGATATGCAGAAGATCCTAAAATCCTGGAGGCCTGGGACCAGGCCCAGGAAGCAAAGGATTTACCGAAACCTTTGCCCTCGGGGTCAAAAGAGGAATTCAAACTCTCTGGATTAAAGAGTAACCTTCGTTATTACGTTGCTATAAAAGCTATTGATGGAGCAGGGAACTATTCGGCTATCTCCAATCTGGTCGAAGTAAAGACCTCAGATACGATTAATCCAGACCCCATAACCGATTTACGGGCTACCGGCAGTACAGAAGATAGTGTCACCTTGAGCTGGACCGCCACTGGAGATGATGGCCGAACAGGTAAAGCAGCTCGATACGACCTCCGTTATACGGTAAAGGAGAAGTTAACCAAAAACAACTGGGATCAGGCCAATAAACTAACCGGACTGCCCCAACCTGCCGAATCCGGTAAACCGGAAATTTATATTGTAAGAAACCTTGCCCGGGATACTGTTTACTATTTCGCCATTGAGGCCATTGATAAACAAGGGAATCGCTCCGGTTTATCCAATGTACTGGAAGTATCGACCTCGGATACAACTCCTCCGGCTGCCGTTACAGATCTGGCAGTACAGGGAAGTGGAGCCGATTGGGTTCGGGTAAGTTGGACCGCTACCGGAGATGATGGCACCGAAGGGCAGGCTTCGTTTTACTCTCTGCGATATGCCGAAAGCCTTCAAACGGTTCAGGAATGGGATCGGGCAACCGAAATTCCCAATATGATCAAACCCGGAAAATCAGGAAGTAAAGAAGAGTTTACTATTTCAGGTCTTAAAAGCAACACGGTTTATCATCTTGCAATTAAAGTCGGGGATGATCGGGGGAATCTCTCCCGAATCTCGAATATTGTTCAAGCGCGAACAGCGGATACCATCAATCCGGCACCTATTGCAGATCTGAGGGTAACCAGCAGTACCGAGGACAGTATTACGTTGAGCTGGACGGCTACCGGAGATGATGGAAGGGTTGGGAGAGCCGCAGCTTATGATTTAAGATTTACCCAAAAAGAGAAATTAACGAAAGAAAATTGGCCGCTGGCCGAGAAGATAGAACATCTCCCCAAACCTGCGGAATCGGGTAGTACCGAAACGTTTAGTATTACAGGTCTGGTTAAAGGGACTCCTTATTACTTTGCCATTGAAGCCATCGATGCCCAGGGAAATCGCTCCGGTTTGTCCAACGTGGTGGAGATCACAACGAAAGATGTTACCCCACCGGCGCCTATTAAAGATCTATCGGTTGTGAGAACAACGGGAGACTCTGTAGAACTAAGTTGGACCGCCACCGGAGATGATGGGACCGAAGGAGTGGCCACGGCCTATTCCTTAAAATATGCTCTGGATCGTAAAACCCTGGAGGAATGGAATCAAGCGACCGAGGCGTTTTCTATGATCAAACCTGCCAGGTCCGGTGAGAAAGAGAAATTCACCCTAACGGGACTTAAAAGCAATGTCGTTTATTATATCGGCCTAAAGGCCATTGATGAAGCCGGAAACACTTCAGGACTTTCCAATATTGTTCAGGCCAAAACCCAGGATACTATCAGCCCGGATCCCATTGTAGATCTGCGGGTAGTTGCCAATACAGAAAGTAGCATTACCCTGAGTTGGACGGCTACCGGAGATGACGGTAAAATTGGAAGAGCGGCCTCTTATGATTTAAGATTCACCGTCAAAAGTACCCCGAAGGATAAAAAGAAAAGAGAATCCGGAGAAGGTGTATTAACCAAAGACAACTGGACCCATGCCGTACCGGTTACGGGGCTACCCCAACCTGGAGAAGCAGGCAAAACAGAAACCTTTACGGTGACCGGATTATCTAAAAACAGCACCTACTACTTTGCCATTGAAGCTATTGATAAGCAGGGAAATCGCTCCGGATTATCCAATGTCATAGAAGTCTCTACCTCCGATACTACTCCGCCTGCCACGGTACAAACCCTGGCGGTTATGGGGGCCGGTGCAGATTGGATACGACTAACCTGGATCGCTACCGGAGACGATGGGATGGAGGGAAGAGCGGCCTCTTATTCCTTACGCTATGCGGAAACGGCTGCAGCTATCAAAG from Candidatus Limnocylindrales bacterium includes:
- a CDS encoding DUF4159 domain-containing protein — translated: MKFPATRREFLKYATFLLGTSFFPRTASTAPEFDAEKFTFTQLIYRGGNWNPYRNSSKELMYELMRRTSVEANVERNNVRLTDEALFMSPFLYMTGGQEFEPFTDQEIEILRRFLNFGGFLLIDDNLGHKNYGFDKSVRRELARIFPDSPLTTLPPDHTVFRSFYLLKAVGGRNLVNPYLEGIYVDDLTPVIYCQNDLGGAWERDDLGNWVYECQPGGEHQRALAFRLGINLVLYALTTDYKKDQIHLPSILKRIQ